CCGCATATATCATACGTAAGCCGGGCGTTGCACTTATCGCCGAGCTGCTTGCATCAGCGATTGAATTACTCATGGGTAATTCCGGCGGAGTGGTTCTGCTGGTGACCGGAATCATTCAGGGACTTGGGGCGGAGCTTGGATTTGCAGTCTTCCGGTATAAAAAATACAACTTGTTATCCATGTCCTTAAGCGGTATTTTTGCTGCTTTATTTATCTACGTATATGAGCTTTTTTATCTGCAGAACTACCTGCTGGCTCCGGGACTTCTGGCGGCCAAACTGGCGGTAAGGATTGTAAGCTCAATTGTATTCTCCGGCTTGATTGCGAAAGCGGCCTGTGATGGTCTGGCTCGTACAGGAGTGCTTAAAAACTATGGACTTGGAATGGACCGGCAGGATATAGAAGAAGAGGAGGAAATGTGATGGGTCAGATAAATGTTATATTGGATTGGTTTCCGAATACGAATCACACAGGCTTTCTTTTGGCAGAGAAAAGAGGGTATTTTAAAGAAGCGGACTTGACAGTAAATATTTCCGGTGATGTTCACGGGATTATGGATCTGCATGGGGCAGATATCGTGGTTGGACCCCAGATATCCATACTGGAAAAGATTGCGGAGGGTGTTCCGCTCACAGCAATCGCAACGCTTACACAGCGCTGCGATTCGGGTATTGTTTCGCTGAAAGAAAGCGGCATCACCTCACCGAAAAAACTGGAGGGAAAAAGGCTGACACATTGGGAACCCCGTTGGTTCCACGGAGTAATCGGAGAGGCCATGCGTCTTGACGGCGGTGATTATTCCAAGGTAAAACTGGTGCCTATGGATGTGGGAGATATTGTATCCACTTTAGGCACAGCGGCGGATGCAACCTGGGTATATGAAAATTGGGAAAACCAGGAGCTTCTGGAGGCAGGAAAGGAAATTAACTATATTTCTCTGGCCGATTTCCATCCGCTTTTTGATTTTTGTGCCCCGAGTATTGCTGCGAACAGGGAATTTTTGCAGAAAAGACCGGAGGAAGCCCGGGCATTTCTGGCAGCCCTCACCATGGGCTATATCGAAGCAGCACAAAATCCGAAAGAATCGGTGCTGTCTGTCCGGGAGAAGCTTCCGGAGGTTTCAGATTCGCTGCTTATACGCAGCCAGGAGCACTTGTCAGGACTTTTCCTGGATGAAACCGGCCGTTGGGGGTATATGAGAGCGGAGAGGTGGGAACGTATGGCCGACTGGCTCGTTGCAAATGGTTATTATGACCGGAGGCGTGATACTGAGTATACCAATGAGTATCTCCCGCAGGGAATGTAGAACATGGGAAAAATTATTTTCGAAAATGTGACCTTTGGATATGGCAGACGCGAGATTCTAAAGGAGATGAATGTGCAGTTTGATTCGTCTGAAATTACACTTCTGACTGGAGGGTCCGGATGCGGAAAGAGCACTTTGCTGTATCTGGCAGCCGGGATTTATCCGGAAAATGCGGGAACGCTCCGCAGCGGAAGTATATCCGTGAATGACGGCAATCTGGCCTTACTTTCCCCTGCTGTACGGTGCGGAAAGGTGGGGATGATGTTTCAGAATCCATCCCTGCAGTTTTGCATGGACACAGTGGAGAATGAACTAGCCTTTTGTCTGGAGAACATACATGTTTCACGGGATGCTATGGATGCGTCTATGGATGCTGCTTTAGATTTCTGCAATATCGGGCACTTGAAGAAGAGAAGGCTCATCTCACTTTCCGGAGGAGAAAAGCAGTTGGCCATGCTGGCATGTATGGTTCTCCTTTCACCGGAATGGATTCTGCTTGATGAGCCCTTTGCAAACCTGGATGATGACTCTGCCGGGGTAATTGTGAAAAAGCTGGCTCTGATGCATAAAAAAATGGGAACCGGAATTCTTGCTGTCGATCATCGTCTGGAAAACTGGTTATGCATCGCAGAGGAAATTAAGGTTATGGATGAGACTGGTGCACTGGCGGCAGATGGAATCCGTCCACAGGGGGAACTTGCAGTTCTGGAAAAGTGGGATGTACATGTTCCGGGACATGCATATCAGAAAGAACATCCGGGCAAATCCCCGGAAGATATCTGCAATGAGCCGATTCTTGAACTTCAGGGTCTTTCTGTCAGCTATGAGGATAAATCAGTTTTAAAAGGAATTGATGCTGATTTTTACCCGGGGCATATGTATGCAGTCACAGGTGCAAGCGGTTCCGGAAAGACATCTCTGTTTGAAGCTTTAAGAGGTCTTGTCCGATATAAAGGAAGTATCCGCTACCGGGGGCAGCCGCTGAAAAGAAGTTTTTTGGGGAGTAGATCAAAGATTGGTTTTGTGGTTCAAAATCCCCAGGATCAGTTTGTGGGAGATACTGTATATGACGAAGTCTTTTTAAGCCTGAAGCACAGAATACATGGATCAAATCCTGATCAGGAAACAGAGCAGATATTGCGTGAAATCTGTCTCTGGAAGTATCGCAGGGTCTCTCCTTATAAGCTGAGCCAGGGTCAGCAGCGCCGTCTGGGTGTGGCAGCACTGCTGGCATATGACTGTGACCTGCTTATCTGTGATGAACCTACTTATGCCCAGGACCGCTCAAATACAGTATCCATCATGGAGGCTTTGCGGGACGCTGTCCGAAAGCGAGGGACTACGGTGATTTTTTCTACACATGATAAACAGCTCATTCGGGATTACAGTGACATACAGTACATAATGAAAGGGGGGAGATTGCATGAAGTCGATAAATCCCGCCTGTAAATGTATAGGCTTGCTTGCAGTGACGTTCTATCTGGCGCTTGTACATAGAACTCTGCTAAATCTGACAGTGTTTGCCATCTGCCTGTTTTTGCTTGCCTTTTCCGGTATAAATCGAAAGCATTTTTGTCAGGCGATGATTCCAGTATTACTGATGGCGGCAGGAACCTTTTTTACGGGCTACCGGTTTCAGTCAGGTGCAGGCATGCCTGTCAGTGACAAAAGCTTTTTACTGGCCGACAATGATATCTACAACGGTCTGGTGCTCTCCAGCCGGGTACTGGTCTTTACCGGTCTTGGGCTTTTACTGGTGCTTACAACAGACAAGATTCAGATGATACAGTCTATGAATCAGCAATTAAAGCTTCCTCCTGTCTTTGCCTACGGGCTTATTGCGGCATGGGGAATTGTACCATCTATGTTCCGGGAATACCGGCAGACCAGAGCAGCTTTTCAGGCACGGGGGATACGAGTTTTTTACGTTTCCCCAAAACTGCTGAAACCGCTTCTGGTAAAATCCGCCCGTTGGGCAGAGGCAATATCCGTCGCCATGGAATCCAAAGGTTTCGATGGAAGTGCGCCGCGTACGGTTTACCGGCCGGTTCCTCTGAGACGAAAGGATATTATTTTTCCCCTTGTGTCCTGTGGAATTGTTGCAGTACTTACTCTATGGCTGTAATGACAAAAGGGCTTATATCTTAAGAAAGAATAAAAATTCAATAAACTTTTTGATAAAAAGAATAAAATTTAGATATTGTGTTTTAGTTCATAGTCGTTTATGATTAGAGTGACTCAATAAACAGAAAAAGGAGAGCGATTATGGAAAAGTTTTTCAAACTAAAGGAGGCTGGAACAACAGTATCAACTGAGGTTTTAGCAGGGTTGACCACGTTTTTTGCCATGGCTTACATCTTATTTGTCAATCCGTCCTTACTTTCTCAGACAGGAATGCCTTATGGAGCGGTATTTCTGGCCACGATTTTTGCCTCTATGGCAGGGACACTGGTTATGGCACTGTTCGCCAATGTTCCATATGCGCAGGCACCAGGTATGGGGCTGAATGCATTCTTTACCTATACGGTCTGCTTCAGTCTTAATTTCACCTGGCAGGAGGCCCTTGCGATGGTATTTCTTTGTGGTGTGATTAATATTATCATTACCGTTACAAAGATACGTAAATCGATTATTAAGGCAATTCCTGATAGTCTGCAGCACGCAATCAGCGGAGGTATCGGCATCTTCATTGCCTATGTTGGCATAAAAAATGTTAACCTGCTGAGCTTTACCGCGGATCCGGGAACATATAATCTTCTTGATGGCGGAACGGTGGTTGCGAACGGTGGTGTGGTACCGGCTATTGCAACCTTTAATAACAGACCTGTGATATTGGCAGTTATTTCATTGATCATCATGGTGATTTTGGTTTTGAAAAAAGTTCCGGGTGCAGTATTTATCGGTATCATCGTTTCTACATTGATCGGGATTCCGATGGGCGTTGTGGACATCAGCCAAATCGGTGTGGAGACAAATCTGGGAAAATCCTTTTCGGAGCTGGGTACGACCTTCGGCGCGGCATTCGGATCACAGGGAATGGGTTCTCTGTTCAGTGATATCTCCAGGCTGCCGTTGGTTTTGATGACTATTTTTGCATTCAGTCTTTCCGATACGTTTGATACACTTGGTACATTCATCGGCACAGGACGCAGAAGCGGTATTTTCAGCGAGGAAGATCAGGCGACGATGGAAACTTCCAGTGGATTTAAGTCCAAGATGGATCGTGCGCTGTTTGCAGATTCCATTGCAACCTCCGTTGGCGCAATTTTCGGAACCTCCAATACAACTACATATGTGGAAAGTGCAGCTGGTATCGGGGCAGGCGGTCGTACCGGTCTTACATCACTGGTAACCGCACTTATGTTTTTGCTCAGCATATTCTTTGCACCAATCATAAGCATTGTGCCGAATCAGGCAACCGCTCCGGCGTTGATTCTGGTTGGCGTTATGATGATGTCTTCTTTTGCAGAGATTAAATGGAGTGATTTGGATGAAGCCGTACCGGCGTTCTTTGCCAGCATTTTTATGGGTATGTGCTACAGCATCTCCTATGGAATTGCCGCCGGATTTATTTTCTATTGCATTGTTAAATGTCTGCGTGGTGAAGCGAAGAAAATCCATCCGATACTTTGGGTGAGTACAGGATTGTTTGTTCTTAATTTTATTATACTTGCGGTACTGTAAGAGCAGCATCTTTTCTCTTTTGATTCATGGTGAAAAAGGTCAGTGTGTGAATTATATAATTTATACACTGGTCTTTTTCTCATATATAAAATGGATAAAAGGGCTTGAAAAGCAGAGCATTTTTTCTTATCATATGATAAGAGCACGTAGTGCGTAGCAATCCGCAGCTATCAGGGAGCGGAATATGTACTGTGAAAGAAGTACAGGATGGAGGTTGTAATGAGTAATGAAAAACCAGGGAGAACAGGTGGGATTATTGTGGCAGCAGGAGAGACATCGGCAGACGGCAAATCCAATCCGCTTCTTAAAATTGGTTCCATTACAGTAATCAAAAGAATCGTGTTGACATTTCAAAGAGCCGGAATCTCCCCGATCGTTGTAGTTACAGGATATCGGGGAGAAGATATTGAATACCATTTATCGGATTATGGGGTTATATTTCTTCGAAATGAGGAATATGAGAAGTCTCAGATGCTTGATTCTGCTAAAATCGGATTCAGGTATATAAAAGACAAGACAGATCAGGTAGTGTTTACACCGGTCAATGTGCCAATGGTTACGCCGGATACGATTATGAAACTGATAAATTCCGGAGAACCGCTTATTGTACCTTCTTATCAGGGAAAAGCAGGACATCCGCTTCTGATAGATAACCAATTACTGCCGGACATCTTATCTTATGAAGGGGCATATGGGCTGAGAGGTGCAGTGCAGGGGTTGAATGTGACACGTAAGCTGATGGAGGTGGAAGATGAGGGCATCATCCTTGACATGGAGGATATGGATCGTCTGGATGATTTGCTGAAGGAACACAATGAGAATATTTACCATCCTTTTTTGAGAATCAGCATCGAAAAGGAATCCTCGTTTTTTAATGCCAGGACCAAGTTCTTACTGATGCTGATTAAAGAAACACATTCTGTCCGGGATGCCTGCAAACACATAGGCTTGTCATACAGTAAAGCCTGGTCTATGTTGAATACACTGGAAGAGGAGCTTGGAATTGCAGTGGTTGAGCGGGTGCATGGGGGAAGCAATGGAGGAAATACCTATTTAACTCGGGAAGGACTGAAATTCCTGGAAAATTATATGGAATTTGAACAAAATGTACGAAAGTTTGCGGAGAATGAATTTAAAAGACTATTCTAGTTGCATAAAAAGAGTATAAATACGAGTTCTTCTGTAAAAGAATTTGACGGTACTATAGCCTTAATCTACAATAAAAGTATCAATTATTGTGGATTAAGGTTTTTGATTTAAAATCAATAGAAAGGAAAATATGGAGAATGATAGGTAACTCTGTAAAGAAAAAGGATCATGATGCCAAAATCAGCGGTCAGGCATCCTACGTGGATGATATCGTGATGGAAGGCATGCTTTATGGAAAGATGCTGCGTTCCACCAAGGCAAGGGCAAGGATAAAAAACATTGTGCTTCCGGAAATTTCTGACGACTACTTTATTATTGACAAAGATGACGTTACAGGCGAAAATAAGATACATGTTGTGCTGGAGGATATGCCGGTATTCCCCGAGGATACCGTGGAATATATCGGTGATCCCATACTGATGGTGGTTGGTCCGGACAGGAAAGAAATTGCCAGAATTTTAAGTGAAATTGTTGTGGATTACGAAGAACTGGAACCTGTATTTGACGTTCGAAAGTCAGAGATTTCTTTCTTTCATCATAATTATAATAAGGGGGACGTAGACTGCGCATTTGAAGAGGCCGACCGTATCATTACGGAAACTTTTGAAACTGGTCAGCAGGAACAGGCTTACCTGGAAACCAATGGGCTGATTGCGTATCCACAGGATGGACGCATCGTCGTACGTGGTTCTATGCAATGTCCTTATTATGTGATTGGGGCCGTGTCAAAGGCACTGGGAGAGGAAAGAGAGGATATCCGGATTATCCAGGATGTGACCGGAGGTGCCTTTGGGGGTAAGGAGGATTATCCGTCCATCCTGGCCTGTCAGGTCGCAGTAGCGGCAAAAAAGGCAGAAAGACCTGTAAAGTATGTATTTGACAGAAGAGAGGATATGGAATTCACCTCAAAGCGTCACCCATCTGTCTGTACATATAAAGCCTCCGTAAAAGACGGAAAAGTTACAGGATTGGATATCCATGTTATCTATAATGCCGGTGCATATACGACATTGACAGATGTTGTGCTGCAGCGTGGACTTATCGGAGCCTGTGGTGTCTATAACATCGGAAATCTGCGGGTGACCGGAGATGGCATGAAAACGAATACCGTACCAAATGGTGCGATGCGTGGTTTTGGCGCACCTCAGACTTTTTTTGCAATTGAAATGATGATGAATCATATTGCAAAATCGCTTTGCACGGATCCTCTGACATTTAAAGAGAAGCATCTGGTAAAGCAGGGGGATGAGACATCTACGAGAGGAAAATTTCATTTTCAGGTACCGCTTCCGGAAATGATTGAACGGGCGGATCAGTTATCTGATTTCAGAAAAAAACATGCGCTCTATAAAAGCCAGACGGGCAGATTTCGAAAAGGAATCGGGATTTCCATGGTCTATCATGGCTGTGGATTTACGGGAAACGGAGAAAGGGATATCATCAAATCCGTTGCAAAATTGCGTAAAAATTCTGATGATACCGTAGAACTGTTAATTAGTATTACCGATATGGGACAGGGAGCCAAGACTACATTTACCAAGATAGCGGCAGATACTCTGGGCATTCCTCTTGACCGGGTGACATTCAATAACCCGGATACAGACCGAGTGCCGGATTCCGGTCCGACTGTTGCAAGCCGCTCTATCATGGTAGTTGGAGAATTAATAAAGCGTGCTTCAGAAAAATTAAAAGCACAGTGGAAACCAGGGGAAGAGCAGGTGATAGAAGAACATTATGTGCATCCGGATTTCATGATTCCTTTTGATATCAAGACGTTTCGCGGAGATGCTTACCCGACGTATTCCTGGGCTGTGAATGTGATTGAAGTCGAAGTGGATACTCTTACAGCAGTCACGAAAGTTCTGGGAGCCTGGGGGGTATACGATGTAGGGACCCCTTTGGATTTAAATATTGTACACGGACAACTGCAAGGAGGATTCCTGCAGTCCATCGGTTATGCTTCCATGGAGCAGATCGGTTACAACGAAAAGGGGGTTGTTCGGAATCACAGTTTCAGCGACTATATCATCCCAACTGCGATGGATGTTCCGAATCTGGTTACAGACCTTGTGGAAGTACCTTATGCAGCAGGGCCTTACGGCGCAAAGGGTGCAGGAGAACTGCCGAACGTTGCCCCTGCTCCTGCTTATATTGATGCATTGGAAAATGCACTGCAAAACAGAATCCAGCATATTCCGTACACGCAGGAAGACATTATGACATATTTACAGGAGGTGGAAAACGGATGATCAATTTTATTTTGAATGGCGAACAGGTTTCAAGTAATTCGAATCAAAATGAACGTTTATTAGATGTACTCAGGGATGAATTCCGCCTGACAGGTGCAAAATGTGGATGTAAAGAAGGCGAATGTGGCGCCTGTTCTGTGATTCTGGATGGAAAACTGGTAAATTCCTGTATGGTTGCGATGGGAAGTATTGAAGACAGTACGGTAACGACGATTGAAGGGTATAGTAAAACCCGGCGCTTTCAGATTCTTTCAGAGGCATATGCAGCAGTCAGTGCCGTGCAGTGTGGATTCTGCATTCCCGGAATGATGCTTGCTTCCGAATGTATTCTGGCGGAGAATCCCAATCCTTCTGAAGAAGATATCCGCAGAGGGATTTCAGGAAATCTTTGCAGATGTACCGGTTACAATGCCATTGTAGAAGCCGTTGGTACCGCCGCCAAGGAGGGAAAAGGACTATGGTAAAAAGCTACTTTGCGAAATCGTTGGAAGAGGCACTTGAAATCAGGGGAAGAGAATCTGTTATCCCATATGCGGGCGGTACGGATTTAATGATTGAAGCAGATGATCAGGCATCCTACCTATTCCTGAATAAAGTACCGGAATTAAAAGAAATTAAAGCAGATGCTGAATATATACGCATCGGGGCCGCAAGTACCTATGCGGAGATATTACAAAGTCAACTGATTCCTCAGATTTTAAAGGATGCAGTAATAGAGATTGCCGCTCCTGCAATAAGAAATCTGGGAACAGCGGGCGGTAATATCTGTAATGGTTCTGCAAAAGGGGACAGTGTCCTGATCTTTTTTGCAGCCGATGCAAAATTACGGCTTGTCACCAGTAAAGGAGAGCGGATTCTTCCGATAAAGGATTTCTATCTGGGAAGAAAAAAGCTGGCTTTGCAGAAGGATGAACTCCTGGTGGAAATATTGCTGAAAAAGACAGGATTGGATCACTATTACTACAAGAAGATCGGGGCGAGGAACGCATTGGCAATTTCCAGAGTGTCCTTTGCCGGACTTCTTGATATGAAAGACGGCAAGATCATAAACTGTGCAACGGCTTTTGGGGCCGTCAGCGATGTAGTAATCAGAAGACCGGATATCGATGAAATGCTGGCAGGTAAAACAACTGATGAGGCAAAGACGGTGAAAGATGCCTATCTGGAAGCCTTCGATGAAGCCATCGTGCCTATTCGCGGCAGGGTATCCGCCGAATACAGAAAATCTGTCTGTATGAATTTATTGAGAGACTTTCTGGAAAGCAACGGAATTTAAAAAAATTTCTTAGTCATATGGTATAATGCGTAAACTCTCATTGACAAAATGATCAGCAGCAGTCGAAAGCTGCTTTCATATAAATGTATTGCAAAATTTTAGAGAGGTGAAAACACATCATGCAAAAGAATGCATCAACAGCAGAGAAACAAATGTCGGGCCTTGTATATAAGGTTTCTGACAAACCGAAAATACTTACAGCAATTTTGCTGGGGTTCCAGAACATTTTGACCGCATTCAGCGGAATTGTTGCAGTTCCACTGATTATTGCGGGAATTGCAGGACTTAATGTGGTAGATACAGCATATCTTGTGTCTGCTTCCTTACTTGCTTCCGGTATTGCTTCTATTATTCAGTCCAGAGGGTTTGGACCAAAAAAATTCAGGATTGGTGTAGGACTGCCTACGGTCATGGGCACGGATTTTGGATTTGTACCACCTGCTAATACCATTATCAATACGATGGGAGGCGGCATGGCGGGTTACTTTGGAGCATCGATATTAGGAGCAGTTTTCGAATTTATTCTCAGCTTTTTTGTAAAACCGCTTATGAAAATATTTACTCCTGTTGTAACAGGTACTGTAATAACGCTTATGGGAATGTCTATGATGCCAATTGCTTTTGACTGGATTGGCGGAGGCGTCGGAAATCCGGATTATGGAAATCCGATGTACATAGGTGTTGCCGCAATTGTATTCTTCGTCATACTTTTGCTGAATCGTTATGCAAAAGGCATGCTAAATACAGCCGCTGTTATGATTGGAATCATTGTCGGATACATCATCTGTATCCCGCTGGGATTAATTGATTTTTCGCAGATTACTTCCGCAAGCTGGGTTCAGCTGCCCGAGATTGCACGTTTCGGAATTGATTTTAATCCTAAGTTTGTTGTTCCGTTCATTGCCGGATATCTCGTTACTGTTATTGAGACCGTAGGGGTTATGGAAACCCTTGGGGAAGTTACGGATACAAAGTTGAGCAGTGATGATATTGTTGCCGGTGTAAGAGGGGATGCGGTGAGTTCCTTCGTCTGTCCTTTCGTGGGATCAGGCCCGGCACAGACATTTAGCCAAAATGTGGGATTGATCCCTTTGACCAAGTGTGCATCACAATTCGTTGCTGTTGTTGCCGGAGTACTTCTGGTTGTTATGAGTCTGTTTCCCAAACTTTCAACCGTTGTATCCATTATGCCTTCCTGCGTGCTTGGCGGTGCAGGAATTCTGATGTTTGGGACTGTTGCGATGTCAGGAATTAAGACATTAACCAAGGTTAAATTTACAAACCGTAACCTGTTGATTATGGCGAGCGCCATAGGAATTGGTCTGGGTGTAACCTTCAGACCGGACGTAGTTGCGAAACTACCCGGAATTTTAAGCAGCTTATTTGGTTCTGGAATTTCTGCAGGTACCATTGTGGCATTGGTATTAAGCTTGATTCTGAAAGATAATCCCAATGAGGAAGAGGTAGATTAACTGTAAAGCCAGGATGTAAAAATAAAGCGGTCAAATCCTTTCTGTGAAGGAATTGACCGCTTTATTTTTCATACAGGAAGTTTGTCAGACCGGCTCATCCCTGTCCAGAAATTTCCCGGAGGCGCCGCCGCCGCCAAAGCTTCCGCCGCCGCCAAAGCCGCCGCCTGAGCCGCCACGGCCGGAACCACCGCCAAACCCTCCATAGAACCCCCCAAAGCCACCTCCCAGCCCGCTGCCAAACCCTCCGTTTCGGCTGTTATGGCGGGGGAAGAAAAAAATAAGAAGAATAATCAGAATCATAAAGGTAAAGGGTACGATACTTCTCTCATCCTTATTTTCTTTTTCATAAGAGCCCGGTTCTTCTAATTCATGTATTGCCAAATCATATATCTTGCGAATTCCGGAATCAAAATCATCTTTCTTTAAGTCAGGGGCAGCCTGACGTATGAAACGTCCGGCCAGACTGTCGGTGATAATACCTTCTAATCCATAGCCCACTTCAATACGTATTTCTCTTTCTTTATAGGCCAGAAGGATCAGAACCCCATTATTTTCCGCCTTACTTCCTATTTTCCAATTTCTTGCCATATCTATGGAATATTCCTCCAAAGAGGCACCATCGAGTGAGGGAATGGTGGTCACTACAACCTGCGGCCCTCCGTTTGACTGATATCTTTTGCTTGTGGCATAGATATACGCTTCGGTGTCAGAAGAAAGGATATCAGAAAAATCATTTACAAAGAACTGGGAGGTTGGAGCGGGTATATTCTTTTGAGCAGATACAGGAATGACAGCAGTGATAAGTACGAATAGAATTCCCGCCACAATGCCTGCTTTTTTTTGATGGATCAACATAAGAAATGCGCCCCTTTCTGCTATCTGGAAAAATCAACATCAGGAACTTCCTGTGCACCTTCGCTTGCCGCAAACAGCTCATGTTTTTCAAAACCCCAAAGGTTTGCGATGATGTTTGCCGGAAAGGTTCGTATTTCGGTATTATATAAATTCACAGCTTCATTGTAATCCCTTCGGGATGTTCCAATTCTGTTTTCTGTACCCTCAAGCTGGTCCTGCAATGATAAAAAGTTCTCATTTGCTTTTAGTTCGGGATAAGCTTCTGCGATTGCAAGCAGCCGTCCCAGAGAATTCGACAATTCGGTATCGGCGGCAGCAGCATCCCGGACTGTTGAGGCGCTGAGCATATGCTCCCGCGCATCTGTTACTGAGGTAAAGACATCTGTTTCATGGGCCGCATACCCCTTTACTGTATTTACAAGGTTGGGAATCAAGTCATTTCTTCTCTGAAGTTGTACAGAGATATTTGAAAAGGCTTTATTGACAGATTCTTCTTCTCTTACAAGACGATTATAGCTCCCCGTGAAGAACCAGATAATTAAAGCTGCGACAATAAAAATGCCAAGGAGCACTTTCCATACGTTGCTGCTATGTTTTTCTCTACTCATATGCATCCTCATTTCTCTCACTGAATTGTTTTATAACATATTTCTTCCTATAGTATGACCAATATACGCGGAATTTTATTCATAGTTTATATTTTCCGCCAGCCATGCTATAATAAGAAAAACTATAAGTATAGGAGGCCATTCTGATCGATATTATATCAAGAATTATACAGATGAAGATGCTTACGAACATAGTTGCCGGAATCATCCTGTTCTTTGTATTGAGGATGTTTTTTCAATGGATTCTGGAATTGAGAAACATAGGAAGGGTCAGGCAGGCAGATGAAAAAATGAAATTTTTGCTGAAGCCTTATGTTTCCGGCGGGACTTTCCCGACACCCGAAACATTTCATGCACTCATGGAAACAGTGGCAAGCGATTACCATGTGACATGTGAAGCGATGCATTCTCTTTCGTTTTATGTACAGGAATTTATTCAGGAAATTTTTGAAGATGCATTTATTCCGAATGATAAAAAAGTAGAGTATACGGATAGGCTCCGTGTACAGTTGAAAAAATATGAGGAACAGGCCGCCGGTTTGGTTTGCATTCCTCTGGTGGATGCATCGGCAGAGAAAAGAAATACTTTCAATAGTTATAACCAATTGAATCTTTGCATTTTAATTTCAGGGATCCTGGTTGCGGCTGTGGGGTTAATGAGCGGTACATATGATATATTTGAGACATTCGGGATATTTATGACTGTATCTTTTGGTCTTGTGATTTTTGCCGATTTATGTTTGAAAAAGAGGCGATATAGGGAAATTCCGAGAGTATACAGATATGTAAAAGAGAAGATAGAACATGTATGGAAAGGAATCAGCGAGAGGCGGGAGCGAAAGAGAAAAGAGTATGAAGCGGATCAGAATGTTCAGCTGAAAGTGCAGCTGGAGGAGGAAAAACGCAGATTGACGAAATGGTCAGAAGAGTTAAGTGTCAGACAAAAGGACCTGGAAGAGCAGAAACTCCTTCTGGAGAAAAGGATAGAGGACTTTGGACAGGAACAGAACTCCTTTCATCAAGCTAAATAATTTACTGAAACTGCCCCCGGCCTTCTATCAGCCGAGGGTAGTTTCAGTAAAAGTCACACGAAAATATCCTTTGTATAGCTCTTATTTGTTTTCAAGAAAACAGCTACCTGATTATTCCTGTCACAGGTGGCAAGGAGGACGTCTTCAACATAATCTGCTCCCTGTCCTTTAATCTGCTGAGTCAGCCATTTTTCGTCTTTTCCTGTATGCTTTAAGTTCCTTTCCATGATTTTCCCATCCAGGATCACGTTGGCAACCATGTAGTCCTGTTCAGGATTCAACTGCATGTCGGCCGGCTTTACAGGCC
The window above is part of the Novisyntrophococcus fermenticellae genome. Proteins encoded here:
- a CDS encoding TPM domain-containing protein, with the protein product MLIHQKKAGIVAGILFVLITAVIPVSAQKNIPAPTSQFFVNDFSDILSSDTEAYIYATSKRYQSNGGPQVVVTTIPSLDGASLEEYSIDMARNWKIGSKAENNGVLILLAYKEREIRIEVGYGLEGIITDSLAGRFIRQAAPDLKKDDFDSGIRKIYDLAIHELEEPGSYEKENKDERSIVPFTFMILIILLIFFFPRHNSRNGGFGSGLGGGFGGFYGGFGGGSGRGGSGGGFGGGGSFGGGGASGKFLDRDEPV
- a CDS encoding LemA family protein encodes the protein MSREKHSSNVWKVLLGIFIVAALIIWFFTGSYNRLVREEESVNKAFSNISVQLQRRNDLIPNLVNTVKGYAAHETDVFTSVTDAREHMLSASTVRDAAAADTELSNSLGRLLAIAEAYPELKANENFLSLQDQLEGTENRIGTSRRDYNEAVNLYNTEIRTFPANIIANLWGFEKHELFAASEGAQEVPDVDFSR